In Festucalex cinctus isolate MCC-2025b chromosome 21, RoL_Fcin_1.0, whole genome shotgun sequence, one genomic interval encodes:
- the sox7 gene encoding transcription factor SOX-7, whose product MRSECSEHIWCARHFFFFFFLLGTRRGGAEKGAPLPKYKAPFATLAENLDHSWPRRSSHLQLRSIIFWICDNSPFHSNQLCRLLFPPHPSDCARRFGRSATQVRKSSARARAHMAALISAYSSWPESFECPATDGDVASASASADPHRGAGASGDKTAEPRIRRPMNAFMVWAKDERKRLAVQNPDLHNAELSKMLGKSWKALTPPQKRPYVEEAERLRVQHMQDYPNYKYRPRRKKQLKRICKRVDPAFLLGGLPPDQNALPEQRALCRPLDKDDASHPAAAGVRFSGPGPALPGVRSFRDPAASGGFDAYPYGLPTPPEMSPLDAVEHEHAPPSYYIPCSSPDERHRNHIGSPPPYLDYAQTQIHCGGAHVSHGHGGGGLIPGAYYSASPFPLPHHGLQHGHVGQLSPPPETQGHLETLDQLSQAELLGEVDRNEFDQYLNFHPEQGGGGGVAVTGHIQVSAASTSTETSLISVLADATATYYNNNYGIS is encoded by the exons ATGCGAAGTGAGTGCAGTGAGCATATTTGGTGCGcgcgtcacttttttttttttttttttttgctcgggaCGCGCCGAGGAGGAGCCGAGAAGGGAGCCCCCCTCCCCAAATATAAAGCCCCCTTCGCGACGCTAGCGGAGAACCTGGATCACAGCTGGCCGAGGAGGAGCTCGCACCTGCAGTTGCGGTCCATTATTTTTTGGATTTGCGACAACTCGCCTTTTCACTCCAACCAACTTTGTCGTCtcctttttcccccccatccgAGCGATTGCGCGCGCAGATTTGGCCGTTCGGCAACGCAAGTGCGCAAAAGTTcggcgcgcgcgcgtgcgcacaTGGCCGCCCTCATCAGCGCCTACTCGTCGTGGCCCGAGTCGTTCGAGTGTCCCGCGACGGACGGCGACGTGGCCTCGGCCTCGGCCTCGGCCGATCCGCACCGGGGCGCCGGCGCTTCCGGGGACAAGACGGCGGAGCCCCGCATCCGGCGGCCCATGAACGCCTTCATGGTTTGGGCCAAGGACGAGCGCAAGCGGCTGGCCGTGCAGAACCCGGACCTGCACAACGCCGAGCTCAGCAAGATGCTCG GGAAGTCGTGGAAGGCCCTGACGCCCCCCCAGAAGAGGCCGTACGTGGAGGAAGCCGAGCGCCTGCGCGTGCAGCACATGCAGGACTACCCCAACTACAAATACCGGCCCCGCCGCAAGAAGCAGCTCAAGCGCATCTGCAAGCGCGTGGACCCCGCCTTCCTCCTCGGCGGCCTGCCCCCCGACCAGAACGCCCTGCCCGAGCAGCGGGCCCTGTGCCGCCCCCTGGATAAGGACGACGCCAGCcacccggcggcggcgggcgtccGATTCTCCGGCCCCGGCCCGGCCCTCCCCGGCGTGCGAAGCTTCCGGGACCCGGCGGCGTCCGGCGGGTTCGACGCGTACCCCTACGGCCTCCCCACCCCTCCCGAGATGTCGCCCTTGGACGCCGTGGAGCACGAGCACGCGCCTCCGTCGTACTACATCCCCTGCTCGTCGCCCGACGAGCGCCACCGGAACCACATCGGCAGCCCGCCGCCGTACCTGGACTACGCCCAGACCCAAATCCACTGCGGGGGCGCGCACGTGAGCCACGgtcacggcggcggcggcctgatCCCCGGCGCGTACTACAGCGCCTCGCCGTTCCCTCTGCCCCATCATGGCCTCCAGCACGGCCACGTGGGTCAGCTGTCGCCGCCGCCGGAGACTCAAGGCCACCTGGAGACTCTGGACCAGCTGAGCCAGGCCGAGCTCCTGGGCGAGGTGGACCGCAACGAGTTTGACCAGTACCTCAACTTCCATCCCGAGCAAGGCGGCGGCGGGGGCGTGGCCGTCACAGGTCACATCCAGGTGTCCGCCGCCAGTACCAGCACAGAGACCAGTCTGATTTCGGTTCTGGCCGACGCTACGGCCACATACTACAACAACAACTACGGCATCTCGTGA